One window from the genome of Paraneptunicella aestuarii encodes:
- a CDS encoding non-ribosomal peptide synthetase produces the protein MSIAELINRLLQRDIKLSLQTLPLQEVGSAGGNVQLRYDAPKGAMTEDLLNEIRTHKNELIDFLSKAVAQSSSVELPLEKTVSLSAEPVPLSYAQQRIWFIDTLTGSKSGSKSGSSQQFNMFYAFRITGTLALTAFRRALHRIIERHQVLHSHIRTEQGEGVQQIAGKWSLPLTELDWQSFDDATKQKELNSLANKEAQKPFHLEAELPIRLHLIALASEDYVAFLNLHHIAGDVWSIGVFLKELEQLYAAYSHEQADPLPELAIQYADYAHWQRESFSGEKQASLQPHLDYWQTLLADAPPVHSLPLDKNRPEKADFIGSKHLHDFSPELSARIRDYCVAQDVTPYMLFQTAFALVLGRYGNTNDVVLGTLGSGRHHAKLEPLIGFFINTQVSRIRFGENSNFETLLAEVKQQSLQGHKHQVVPFDMLVDKLQPQRSQSHTPIFQILFDLVKGERSGANEKEKELGGFSLSGLQVEPLRFDTVNAAAKFDLELTVIDHQDHFQLQWIYAQSLFVEASIRRLNASLEWLLTQVLENTEQGKLVAVNQLSVVTEQQQEWLLAQNDTKHPYPADLTIHQWFEQQVQSSPEQIALKFEQQVFTYEQLNQQANQFAHYLSSRVRSHADETAISQENLIGICLPRCPEMVVSMMATLKAGGAYVPMEPEYPDARLLAIAEEAQPQCIVTTRELATRLQAAGIDCRYLCVDDVAFQAELQACSTSNLSADFSNAENLAYVIFTSGSTGKPKGVMIEHQALVNRIHWMDCQYGCDANDVILQKTPFSFDVSVWEFFWPLVKGACLLLAKPEGHKEPDYLCQLIQQEQVSKMHFVPSMLAAMLVFDGFEQCTSLRQVFCSGEALLAQQVMDFQHLMPACELHNLYGPTEAAIDVSYWDCAQYRPLEHISIPIGKPIHNIGLYVLDDALQLVPQGAVGQLYIAGVGLARGYLNRPDLTHQSFINHSLPSTNTPIRLYKTGDLARWSNEGELQYLGRIDQQVKIRGFRIELGDIEQALKTCDGIQDAVVLAVEPVESSVQLSQEKRLLACVVVDVASMGSNVNDEQQKALKLAWDMALSKLLPEYMMPDAWAFVDGIPLSTNGKLDRKALLGTSAVLEALQQGVQPDEFNAPETESEMLMTQLWASLLGKPESQISVTTDFFHLGGHSILAVRLVNDIKQHFQLTITVKDVLERQSIRKLCHWLDELADSERLKADLKLESHESDNEDVLEI, from the coding sequence ATGAGCATTGCAGAACTGATTAACCGATTGTTGCAACGAGATATCAAGCTCTCCCTGCAAACCCTTCCTTTGCAGGAGGTTGGAAGTGCCGGGGGAAATGTACAGCTTCGTTACGACGCCCCTAAAGGTGCAATGACAGAAGACTTGTTGAATGAAATTCGAACCCATAAAAATGAGTTAATCGATTTTCTAAGCAAGGCGGTTGCTCAATCTTCCAGTGTTGAGCTGCCATTGGAAAAAACGGTCAGTTTGTCTGCTGAACCTGTGCCATTGTCTTACGCCCAGCAGCGCATCTGGTTCATTGATACGTTGACTGGTAGCAAGAGCGGCAGTAAGAGCGGCAGCAGTCAGCAATTCAATATGTTCTATGCTTTTCGCATCACTGGCACTCTGGCATTAACGGCGTTTCGTCGGGCGCTGCATCGTATTATTGAACGTCATCAGGTCTTGCATTCCCATATTCGTACCGAGCAAGGCGAGGGCGTGCAGCAGATTGCCGGGAAGTGGTCATTGCCGTTAACCGAATTGGATTGGCAGTCGTTCGATGATGCTACCAAACAGAAAGAGCTAAACTCATTAGCTAATAAGGAAGCACAAAAGCCTTTTCATCTGGAAGCTGAGTTGCCCATTCGTTTGCACCTTATTGCCTTGGCAAGCGAAGACTATGTGGCCTTTTTGAACCTGCACCATATTGCCGGTGATGTTTGGTCAATTGGCGTGTTCCTCAAAGAATTGGAACAACTTTATGCAGCGTATTCCCATGAACAGGCCGATCCCTTGCCTGAGTTGGCAATTCAATATGCTGATTATGCTCACTGGCAGCGGGAAAGTTTTTCAGGTGAGAAGCAAGCGTCTCTACAACCGCATCTGGACTATTGGCAAACGCTATTGGCCGATGCGCCGCCGGTTCATAGTTTACCTTTAGATAAAAATCGCCCAGAAAAAGCCGATTTTATTGGTAGTAAGCACTTGCATGATTTTTCGCCAGAGTTGTCAGCCCGTATTCGCGATTACTGCGTGGCACAGGACGTAACGCCCTACATGTTGTTCCAAACTGCGTTTGCCTTGGTGCTAGGTCGTTATGGCAATACTAATGATGTTGTTCTGGGAACCCTGGGTTCGGGTCGTCACCACGCCAAATTAGAGCCCTTGATTGGCTTCTTTATCAACACGCAGGTGAGCCGAATTCGATTTGGCGAAAACTCAAATTTTGAGACGTTATTAGCGGAAGTGAAACAACAGTCATTACAAGGGCATAAACATCAGGTTGTGCCTTTTGACATGCTGGTGGACAAGTTACAGCCACAGCGTAGTCAATCTCATACGCCTATCTTCCAGATATTGTTTGATCTGGTTAAAGGCGAGCGCTCGGGCGCTAACGAAAAAGAGAAAGAGCTGGGCGGATTTTCACTCAGTGGCTTACAAGTAGAGCCTCTGCGTTTTGATACTGTTAATGCCGCCGCCAAGTTCGATTTGGAATTGACGGTCATCGACCATCAAGATCATTTCCAATTGCAATGGATTTATGCCCAAAGCTTATTTGTTGAAGCGTCTATTCGACGCTTGAATGCCAGTTTGGAATGGCTTCTGACTCAGGTTTTAGAGAATACCGAGCAAGGTAAATTGGTCGCCGTAAACCAGCTATCTGTGGTTACAGAACAACAACAGGAATGGCTGCTTGCTCAGAATGATACCAAGCATCCTTACCCCGCCGATTTGACCATTCATCAATGGTTTGAACAGCAGGTGCAAAGCAGCCCCGAACAGATTGCGTTGAAATTTGAGCAGCAGGTTTTTACCTATGAGCAACTCAATCAACAGGCCAATCAATTCGCGCATTACTTATCTTCTCGCGTGCGTTCTCATGCCGATGAAACAGCAATTAGCCAGGAAAACTTGATCGGAATTTGCTTACCTCGCTGCCCGGAAATGGTGGTGAGTATGATGGCGACCCTAAAGGCCGGGGGCGCGTATGTGCCAATGGAACCTGAGTATCCCGATGCTCGCCTGCTCGCCATTGCCGAAGAGGCTCAACCTCAATGTATAGTCACAACTCGTGAATTGGCGACACGATTACAAGCTGCGGGTATTGATTGCAGGTATTTATGCGTGGACGATGTTGCGTTTCAAGCCGAGTTACAGGCTTGCTCAACAAGTAATTTGTCTGCTGACTTTTCTAACGCTGAAAACCTTGCTTACGTCATCTTTACTTCCGGTTCTACCGGAAAGCCCAAAGGCGTGATGATTGAGCATCAAGCCCTGGTGAACCGCATTCATTGGATGGATTGCCAATACGGTTGTGATGCCAACGACGTTATTTTGCAGAAAACGCCTTTTAGTTTTGATGTGTCGGTGTGGGAATTCTTCTGGCCTCTGGTGAAAGGCGCGTGTTTGCTATTGGCGAAGCCAGAAGGTCATAAAGAGCCGGATTATTTGTGCCAGCTTATTCAGCAGGAACAGGTCAGCAAGATGCACTTTGTGCCGTCGATGTTGGCTGCCATGTTGGTTTTTGATGGGTTTGAACAATGCACTTCGTTACGTCAGGTGTTCTGTAGTGGCGAAGCCTTGTTGGCGCAGCAGGTGATGGATTTCCAACACCTAATGCCAGCCTGTGAACTGCACAATTTATATGGCCCAACAGAGGCTGCTATTGATGTCAGCTATTGGGATTGTGCTCAATACCGACCGCTTGAACACATATCCATTCCTATTGGAAAGCCTATCCACAATATAGGCTTATACGTGCTGGATGATGCGTTGCAGCTCGTGCCTCAAGGCGCTGTGGGGCAGTTGTATATTGCCGGTGTGGGGTTGGCGCGAGGCTATTTAAACCGACCGGATTTAACTCATCAGTCTTTTATCAATCACAGCTTGCCATCTACGAATACCCCGATTCGACTCTATAAAACCGGCGACTTAGCCCGTTGGTCAAATGAGGGCGAATTGCAGTATCTGGGGCGTATTGACCAACAAGTAAAAATTCGCGGTTTTCGTATTGAGCTGGGCGACATCGAGCAAGCGCTAAAAACCTGCGATGGCATTCAGGATGCGGTGGTGCTGGCGGTCGAGCCAGTCGAATCGTCTGTCCAGCTTTCGCAAGAAAAACGCTTGCTCGCTTGTGTTGTTGTGGATGTTGCCAGTATGGGTTCCAACGTGAATGACGAACAGCAAAAAGCCCTGAAATTAGCTTGGGACATGGCGCTGTCGAAGCTCTTACCTGAATACATGATGCCTGACGCGTGGGCTTTTGTAGATGGCATCCCACTCAGTACCAATGGCAAGCTGGATAGAAAAGCATTGCTCGGTACTTCGGCTGTTCTTGAAGCTTTGCAGCAAGGGGTTCAACCCGACGAATTTAACGCACCTGAAACCGAGTCAGAAATGTTGATGACCCAACTGTGGGCTTCTCTACTCGGAAAACCTGAATCACAAATCAGTGTGACCACCGACTTCTTTCATTTGGGCGGCCATTCCATATTGGCTGTGCGCCTTGTGAACGACATCAAACAACATTTCCAGCTCACTATCACGGTGAAAGATGTGCTTGAGCGACAAAGCATTCGCAAGCTTTGTCATTGGCTCGATGAATTGGCTGACAGCGAACGCTTGAAAGCCGATTTGAAGCTGGAATCGCATGAATCAGATAACGAGGATGTACTGGAAATATGA